The Anaeromicrobium sediminis genome contains the following window.
AAGTGGAGATAAGGGCAATACCTGCAATTGGAGCAGCTGTAGCATCGATTATGAAGGCCAATCTCTCTCTAGATATCTTTAATTTGTCTGTTACTGGTCTCATAATAGGACCTACGATTAAGGCATTTGCATAATCATCAAAGAATACAACTAAACCTAAAAGCCAAGTTACTAATTGGGCACTTACAGGAGTCTTAGCTCTTTTGGCTAGAGCTTCAGCTACGGCCCTTGCTCCACCCATTTTAGATATAACACCTATAAGGCCTCCGATTGCTAAACACTGAAGGATAATACCTGCATTCCAGCTATCAGCAAGGGAACCTAATATGTGGTTAACAATATTTAAAAAACCGTGGATAATAGCACCAAAGAAATTATTTGTGTTAAGTGCTATTAAGAAAGTCCCGGAGAACACTCCTATGAATAAGGACAGTACCACGTTTTTAGTCACAAAAGCCAATGCGATGGCAACTAATGGTGGTAATAATGTTAATAAACCATATTTGTCTGCATTAGCTTGGGCCACTTCTGGGTCCACAGCTAAAGAGACAGTAGTCATTAATAAAATAAATAATAAAGTAAGTATAAAGACTCTTCTTTTCATTTTTTCTTCCCCCTATTTTGTCTATCCGTTTACTAATTCAAACTTATATTGCTATTGGGGTGTAAAATAAAAAAACTCCTTAAGCTAAGGCTTAAGGAGTTAGAAACACGTCAAAAAAACGTATGATATTTCTAATTCCAACAATAGCCCTCCACAAAGAAAAACTTTGTGACAGTCCCATACATATTCTGTATAGTCCCAACATATGACCTTAAAGCTATCAGTCATACATTTCGGCGAAATTTCCTTTCTCATAACGTCAAAGTTGCTTAACTCAGTTATAATACTAATAAATATCGCACCTCTATTATTGAACTGCAAACGGATTATTTAAATGTATGCTTAATATAATAGTATCTTTTAGAAAATGTGTCAATAGTAAAAATATGAAAGGTCATTTTTGACAAAAATTTATAGGTATGATATTATGGTCGTGAAATTGAATAGTTATGTATTCACTGGGGGTGCCTAAAGGCTGAGAGCAGACTTGATTCTGTAACCCTTTGAACCTGATCTAGTTAGAACTAGCGAAGGGAAGTGTAGTGATTTTTTAATAAAAAACCATGTGCTTTCCAAGTACATGGTTTATTTTGTTTACTAGGCAATTATGTATTTTTTTAGGAGGGGTTATAAATGAAAAATTCTTCAACAAAGAAATTAATTGAAGGTGGTATAGTTATAGCTTTGGCATATGTACTTAGTCTTGTTAAAATATATCAACTTCCCAATGGCGGTTCTATAACAGCTGGTAGTATGGTTCCTATCTTAGTATATGCCCTAAGATGGGGAGGTGGACCGGGAGTTTTCGTTGGAATTGTATATGGTACAATACAATTCATATTAGGTCCTAAATGGTCTTTTCACATAGTATCAATTTTGTTTGATTATAGTGTTGCTTTTGGATTTTTAGGACTGGCTGGTTTCTTTAAGGGAAGTCTACCAAAGGAAATGCTAGGAGTGTTTATAGGTATATTTATGAGATTTGCAGCCCATGTAGTTTCTGGGGTTGTAGTATGGTCCTCTTATGCACCAGAGGGAGTAAGTCCCCTTACCTATTCAATTATATATAATGGTTCCTATTTGATACCTGAAATAATAATTTCAATATTCATATACGGACTTTTACATAAACCACTTAAAAATATGAAATATTAAAATAGGCCCTCTTTTGAGGGCCTTTTTATTGTCTAGGAAAGTTAATTATCATGAAAACTATAAATCAATAAAAAAAGAAGGGGTTGTAGGTGAAGAGTTCCCCTGCCTCTTTGAAGGAGGGTGCTCAGATTGCGGTAGCAATCGTCGAAGGAAACCATAGGGGTTCCTAGCGAAGCATAGGTCGCATGCCTTTTTTATATAAAAAACTTTTTATTATTAGAGTACTATTACATTATTTGTGGAAATATATTACAATGTAATAGGAAATAAAAGGAAAAGGGGATGTTAAATTTGCAAAGAAAGATTATGAGTCTTTTTTTAGTTCTTGTGATGGTATTTTCAATTAGTATGCCAGCCTTTGCTAATGAAGACACAAGTGAAACCAATGTGAAAATATCAAAGGATAAGGCGACGGACATAGGAAAGGAGTTTCTAAAGAATTATTTTGCCACAGAGATTGATGAGAAAAAATTTGAAACGAGAATAGAGTTAGAAAAGAGTTGGAGACAGAAAGACAGTAAAGTATGGAGAATAAGATGGAGAAATCGTAAAGAAAATGGTGGAGTTAATTTTCGTGTTGAAATAGATGCTAATACGGGAATTTTATTGGATTGTACCAAGGATTCTTATGATTATGATGAAAAGATAAGTGTACCATCCATATCAGAAGAAGAAGCTAAGAAAAAAGCTCAAGAGTTTCTTAAAAAAATTCAACCAGGAAAAGTTGGAAGTGTTAAATTAAGAAATGAAGAAAATAGAATAATGAATAGATATGACATTTCTAATTATAGATTTGAATATGTAAGACAAATAAATGGTGTGGAATTTCCTTCTAATGGCATAAATCTAGGGATAGATGGAACAAATGGGGAATTGATAGAATATAGAATAAACTGGGACTACAATATAGATGCACCAAAAGTAGAGAATATAATAGATAAAGAAGAAGCTAGAAAATTGCTAGAAGATGAAGTTGCTATGGAGAAATATTATTTAGGAATTAGGGATGAGGAAACTAGAAAAACTAAAAATATCAAATTAGTATATAGAGCAAGTTATAAGGGAAAGAATGAATTAGATGCTAAAACAAAAGAATTTAAAGAATACAATATAGATAAAAACTTAGAGAGTAAAGATATATCCTTTGATAGAAAACAAGAAATATACAAAAAAGCTTTAAATATTAAAAAAGAGAAAGTAGACAAAGAAAGGGCTGAAGAAATAATCAAAACCCTTTTAAAAGACCTGTATGAAAAAGAGATAGAAATAGATTCCATAGAATATATGGAGAACGTTAATAGATATAGAAATGCTGGAAAGAATTGTTGGGAAGTGGAGTTTAGAAAAAAAGGTGCAGAAAAGTATGATACAGATGGAGGAATAACTATAAACGCAGATACGGGAGAAATATTAAGCGTTAATATTTATAATTACAGACGTGGATCAGAAGAATTTGAACTAAAGTTAACTTGGAATGAAGCATATGATAAGGCTATAGAAGCTATAGAAAGATTTTATCCAGATAAAATAAGGGATATAGATACTAATCAAAACCATTATAAAAGATTAGATGATGATGAAATAGAAAGAGATTATTATTTTCATTTCTCTCGAAAAGAAAATGGCATAGGATTTGATGGTGATTCCATAAATATAAATATAAGTGCACAGGACGGAACAATAGAAGATATCCATATGAGATGGACTGATAATATGGAGTTTCCAAATCATGTTGGGAAAATTTCAGAAGAAAAAGGAAAAGAATTATGGCTTAAGAATTTAGAGTGCAAATTAATATACTCTAAGGATATGGATAAAAAACATAATAAGCTAAACTTAGTTTATGTATTAGAAAATAAAATTAATAGATATGGATTAAACATAGATGCTAACACTGGTACGTTTGTAGATTATTCGGGTAAAGAAGTTAAATTAGATGAAAAACCTAATGTGGATAAAAATCATCCATATATACAAGAATTAAAGGTATTGGCAGCTAAAGAAGTTATTGATATAGATAAAGTCAGTTTAAATAATGAAATAACTTTAATAGATGCAGTGAAAATGTTAACTAAGGCTAAAGGATATAGAGCCTATAGAGCTAATAGATATGAAGACTTAAAGTTTACTAACATATCTAAAGAAGATGAGAACTACAGTATCTTAAAGGGCGCTGTATATTTTAAAATATTAGATAATGAAGCTGTAGAATTTAATAAAGAAAAGAAAG
Protein-coding sequences here:
- the thiT gene encoding energy-coupled thiamine transporter ThiT, with product MKNSSTKKLIEGGIVIALAYVLSLVKIYQLPNGGSITAGSMVPILVYALRWGGGPGVFVGIVYGTIQFILGPKWSFHIVSILFDYSVAFGFLGLAGFFKGSLPKEMLGVFIGIFMRFAAHVVSGVVVWSSYAPEGVSPLTYSIIYNGSYLIPEIIISIFIYGLLHKPLKNMKY
- a CDS encoding YcdB/YcdC domain-containing protein — its product is MQRKIMSLFLVLVMVFSISMPAFANEDTSETNVKISKDKATDIGKEFLKNYFATEIDEKKFETRIELEKSWRQKDSKVWRIRWRNRKENGGVNFRVEIDANTGILLDCTKDSYDYDEKISVPSISEEEAKKKAQEFLKKIQPGKVGSVKLRNEENRIMNRYDISNYRFEYVRQINGVEFPSNGINLGIDGTNGELIEYRINWDYNIDAPKVENIIDKEEARKLLEDEVAMEKYYLGIRDEETRKTKNIKLVYRASYKGKNELDAKTKEFKEYNIDKNLESKDISFDRKQEIYKKALNIKKEKVDKERAEEIIKTLLKDLYEKEIEIDSIEYMENVNRYRNAGKNCWEVEFRKKGAEKYDTDGGITINADTGEILSVNIYNYRRGSEEFELKLTWNEAYDKAIEAIERFYPDKIRDIDTNQNHYKRLDDDEIERDYYFHFSRKENGIGFDGDSININISAQDGTIEDIHMRWTDNMEFPNHVGKISEEKGKELWLKNLECKLIYSKDMDKKHNKLNLVYVLENKINRYGLNIDANTGTFVDYSGKEVKLDEKPNVDKNHPYIQELKVLAAKEVIDIDKVSLNNEITLIDAVKMLTKAKGYRAYRANRYEDLKFTNISKEDENYSILKGAVYFKILDNEAVEFNKEKKVNNMDMAKLMVKALGYEKLAKAQDIYVLPFKDANKISEEDKGYVALCKGLGLIEGEEFNPQKNITYLDMAIIIYKSLENFKEY